CCGCCGCGCGCCCAGCATGCGGGCGATCAGCGCCAGCATGCGCGCCTGAAGCGGCGAGACGTCATGGGCGGGCAGGCCGGCCGCCTGATTGGCCGCCAGCGCCGCGGCACCCGCCGGATCAGGGGGCAACAGCCGGTCGGCGAACCACAGGTCGACATCGCGCCAGCGCGGATCGATGGCAGACGGCATGGTGGAAGCCCCCACAGTCGTTGCGTCAGGTGTCGTTGCGTCAGGACCAGAACGGTTCGGCGGTCTTGTGGAAGCTTTTCCACGCCGCCACAGCATCGGCCAGTTCGTCGGCCGCCGCCGCCGCATGGGCACCGGCGATCATGCCCGCTGGATAGCCAAGCCCCGGCCGCGTCGCCAGATCATCCAGGCGATGACGGGCGACGGCAATGTCGTTCAGCGCCCCCAGACCGTCCTGCAGGGCCTTCAGCTTTTTGGCAAAGGTGGTTGCCTGCTTGCGTTTGTCGGCCAGGCTTTCGAAGAACTCGCAGGCATAGCGCAGCTTCTTCACCTGGATGCGCACCTGATGGCGCGCATCGGGCTCCAGATGTCCCAGGCCACGGCCCTTGTGCCGCACCTTCTTCAGCCGCTTGTCCAGCACCGCCACCGCGAAATCCCCCAGCGGCTGCGCACCCGGCTGCGATGCCGTGTCAACGGGCTGACCATCGCCCTCCGGTGCCTCGGCGGTACCGGTATCGGTATCGGTCTGCTGATGTGCCACGATCCCGCCGAACGGCATGGCCGGCACGCCGGCTTCGGCCAGCCAGTGGCCGGCTTCGATCCAGGCCCCCAGCACCAGCGGCAGGCGCGCGAAGCGCGGATCGTCGAGCCCTCTGGCCACGGCGGCCCAGGCCGCGCGCCGGTCGTCCTCCACCGCGGCGCGCAAACCCGCCAACGGCTCGGCGCCCAGCAGTTTCTCGGCCCCGGCAAGGGTCTCGTCCACGAACACATCGGCATCCCGTGCCGGGCCCAGAATGTCCATCAGCCAGCCCAGCGCGGTCCTGATATCGGCCGGCGTCAACAGAACCGGGTCGCAGCCGGCTGCCAGCGGATCGGCGATCGTGGTGTCGCGGGCGGCGGGAAAGATGTCGCGGAAGGTGCTCAAGGCCGATT
This Tistrella bauzanensis DNA region includes the following protein-coding sequences:
- a CDS encoding CYTH and CHAD domain-containing protein codes for the protein MHRIELGLKFAIEPVGLKSLRQHPTLKNLRLAKPVTRPLKTVYFDTADHHLHDQGIIVKVSSAGRRHLQSVKCAGAGPAGSALMVRDAFEDAIADDRPDLRLLTGTPLGALSADPDLAAALAPVFLSDIRRSSYRLGEPGWAVELVLDEGVIADATNPERHLPVTEIELRMLEGPPDRLYLVALSFLDRVRLKPMLPPKSTRGFALIAAGAGDGGGAVEPAIEKAATVALAGDMTAAEGFRCIARACLGQLAANEAAVRAGRPEGLHQMRVAVRRLKSALSTFRDIFPAARDTTIADPLAAGCDPVLLTPADIRTALGWLMDILGPARDADVFVDETLAGAEKLLGAEPLAGLRAAVEDDRRAAWAAVARGLDDPRFARLPLVLGAWIEAGHWLAEAGVPAMPFGGIVAHQQTDTDTGTAEAPEGDGQPVDTASQPGAQPLGDFAVAVLDKRLKKVRHKGRGLGHLEPDARHQVRIQVKKLRYACEFFESLADKRKQATTFAKKLKALQDGLGALNDIAVARHRLDDLATRPGLGYPAGMIAGAHAAAAADELADAVAAWKSFHKTAEPFWS